One Nostoc sp. CENA543 genomic window, ATCAAGTATTTTCATCTGTTGACGACGTTGTACATATTCACGTAGGGCTTGTTCGACTACATCACGTTCATTTTGTTGGTTACTTAGAGCTAGAGCTTCTTGAATTAAAGCTTCGTTAATTTGGAGATTTACTGTCATGCAATTCGATACTAATTGTTTTTTTAACTAATATGCTGCCACACCAATTATGATAGGTCATAGATACCCGAATTTTTTTAAAAGTCGGAATATGAACACCTACAACCTGTCAACAGTCAACAGAAACATTACTA contains:
- a CDS encoding type II toxin-antitoxin system VapB family antitoxin — its product is MTVNLQINEALIQEALALSNQQNERDVVEQALREYVQRRQQMKILDLFGTIDYDDDYNYKQQRQKQ